In Nocardioides marinus, one DNA window encodes the following:
- a CDS encoding PKD domain-containing protein, with product MNTSPPRPTRRPLRVAAFSAVAATGLAATLVGVVASSTVSSAAAECTRDARYVDPAGDVNDLALDPVPLPGVPVDPALDPDGLDIREGWFSVNDALDTITFHLKVTDLSDLQGGLRAVGEEYQIDFALDGTSYSILAGRSLTDLLFTEEYFELSDLGGPDGASRTVNSALTGAFDPALDVITVDLKKSDLSGASPAVPEFTDASVITGVEVVTRRNLLLLSPDADVAVGGCAFKVVPDPDPTTPPVTVTATATATTTATATATTTTTATATATATRTEEITQTAEPNRKPVIRKFAAKPLQGQGKARVGTPIRFKAIAKDPDGDKLRYRWDLGDGTKKSGRKVFHTYTEEGQYRVFVRIRDGRGGNLKVRAFLRLGPRKTS from the coding sequence ATGAACACCTCCCCTCCCCGCCCCACCCGCCGTCCCCTGCGCGTCGCCGCGTTCTCCGCCGTCGCCGCCACCGGGCTCGCCGCCACCCTCGTCGGCGTCGTCGCGTCCAGCACCGTCTCCAGCGCCGCCGCGGAGTGCACCCGTGACGCGCGGTACGTCGACCCCGCCGGCGACGTCAACGACCTCGCCCTCGACCCGGTGCCGCTGCCGGGCGTCCCCGTGGACCCGGCCCTGGACCCCGACGGCCTCGACATCCGCGAGGGCTGGTTCAGCGTCAACGACGCGCTGGACACCATCACCTTCCACCTCAAGGTCACCGACCTCTCCGACCTCCAGGGCGGCCTGCGGGCCGTGGGCGAGGAGTACCAGATCGACTTCGCGCTCGACGGCACGTCGTACTCCATCCTCGCCGGCCGGTCGCTGACCGACCTGCTCTTCACCGAGGAGTACTTCGAGCTCTCGGACCTCGGTGGTCCCGACGGCGCGAGCCGCACGGTCAACAGCGCCCTCACCGGCGCCTTCGACCCGGCGCTCGACGTCATCACCGTCGACCTGAAGAAGTCCGACCTGTCCGGGGCGAGCCCGGCCGTGCCGGAGTTCACCGACGCCAGCGTCATCACCGGCGTCGAGGTGGTCACCCGTCGCAACCTGCTGCTGCTCTCGCCCGACGCCGACGTGGCCGTGGGTGGGTGCGCGTTCAAGGTCGTGCCCGACCCCGACCCCACGACGCCCCCGGTCACCGTGACCGCCACGGCCACCGCGACGACCACGGCCACGGCCACCGCGACCACCACCACGACCGCGACGGCCACGGCCACGGCGACCCGCACCGAGGAGATCACCCAGACCGCCGAGCCCAACCGCAAGCCGGTGATCCGCAAGTTCGCCGCCAAGCCGCTGCAGGGCCAGGGCAAGGCCCGGGTCGGCACGCCGATCCGGTTCAAGGCGATCGCGAAGGACCCCGACGGCGACAAGCTGCGCTACCGCTGGGACCTCGGTGACGGCACCAAGAAGAGCGGTCGCAAGGTGTTCCACACCTACACCGAGGAGGGTCAGTACCGCGTCTTCGTCCGCATCCGCGACGGTCGCGGCGGCAACCTCAAGGTCCGCGCCTTCCTGCGGCTCGGCCCCCGCAAGACCTCCTGA
- a CDS encoding pirin family protein — MSVEIRRSSTRFTTRAAGRQTRHAFSFGEHYDPERTGFGAMVCHDDHHLRGGTGFETHRHAGVEILTWVVSGALHHRDSLGTDTVLRAGEVALLSAGAGVEHSEIAVEGAGPTRFVQVWLSADDPGAQPRYERAVPGLGAGALVDSGLRPGVEGARLLVGRVPAHRPVALPPAPRLHCYVARGALLRSSLAEPLEAGDAFCFTGEPAHEVTPAVDSELLVWTLP; from the coding sequence ATGAGCGTCGAGATCCGTCGGAGTTCCACCCGGTTCACCACCCGCGCGGCGGGGAGGCAGACCCGGCACGCGTTCTCCTTCGGGGAGCACTACGACCCCGAGCGCACCGGCTTCGGCGCGATGGTCTGCCACGACGACCACCACCTGCGTGGAGGTACGGGCTTCGAGACCCACCGGCACGCGGGCGTCGAGATCCTCACCTGGGTCGTCTCCGGTGCGCTCCACCACCGCGACTCCCTGGGCACCGACACCGTGCTGCGTGCCGGCGAGGTAGCACTGCTCTCGGCCGGCGCCGGGGTCGAGCACTCGGAGATCGCCGTGGAGGGCGCGGGGCCCACCCGGTTCGTGCAGGTCTGGCTGAGCGCCGACGACCCCGGTGCGCAGCCGCGGTACGAGCGCGCGGTCCCCGGCCTGGGCGCGGGAGCGCTGGTCGACAGCGGGCTCCGGCCCGGTGTCGAGGGCGCTCGCCTGCTGGTGGGGCGGGTGCCCGCGCACCGGCCCGTCGCGCTGCCGCCGGCGCCGCGCCTGCACTGCTACGTGGCGCGGGGCGCGCTGCTGCGCTCCTCGCTGGCCGAGCCGCTGGAGGCCGGGGACGCCTTCTGCTTCACCGGCGAACCGGCGCACGAGGTCACCCCCGCCGTCGACTCCGAGCTGCTGGTCTGGACGCTGCCGTAG
- a CDS encoding S8 family serine peptidase: MTRRPTTRLVMSTAVAATAACTALVTLPAFALISHTGPSVTSAAAVQVVDPGPVLRPELTRHLRRVSSLDPVRVMVQADGDTAAARSAVRGAGMTVQTVLDRVGIVVAVGTPAQVRLLEGAGASRVDWADRELTTFSNTSHRATRGYDVHEGAIDLDGDGVGDELQGAGVSVAIVDSGVDGTHPMFDDGEGGSRVKRNIKMVCHDILEGFATGSECGVDNTLVNDTDTTALGGHGTHVAGIAAGGIVTDSVGRELRGAAPRADVIGISTGASLTILSGTLGMYWVLENHADPCATQADPTGFLPTSCAPVVVVNNSWGSAGGSFSASSPDAIVQRALVEEGVTVVWAAGNDGGDGTSNEVNPPTQDPTLGVISVANYDDAGAGSRDNDLDPSSSRGLQASVTTYPDLSAPGANITSACRPYLTICATGLDTADPDYNTISGTSMAAPHIAGYVAVLQSLAKEVTGDFITPAQMELLLVDTVHQYGASRPYVADTRNTDARTTTSFDAGHGLVDVAAAASLLSGSPASVTDPLSCPVDARFTDAAGDASGGFGQSTAEPLNVPELDILEGWVTSSPGGDAFTLHVQVESLPEEPGGLSGEGEYFDLNFSLGGAGYYVTADRTFSNGESFVLGNFGGTTGGRQTLASGLEGTFDTETGIVSATVKASDVASVPALVGAIRTGASVSGLEFVSRRELVLLVPDADTASGPCAYTIGAEHQGGGTGTPTPTPTDTATPTGTATPTGTPTGTATPTGTASPTPTVTETVTETATATATATATVTETATATATATATETATETATATATATETAVVVSTATATATQTVTQTATETATATATTTATATATATATATATETVTETAEADGAPRVEEVSVSSRGKARAKKRLVFSAVASHPGGADLTYTWSFSDGKVREGADVVHRFGSKGEYRVVLTVSDGEQTSRVRLLVEVKKAAKKGKKGKRSGTRR, encoded by the coding sequence ATGACCCGCCGTCCCACCACGCGGCTGGTGATGAGCACCGCAGTCGCCGCCACCGCGGCCTGCACCGCGCTCGTCACGCTGCCCGCCTTCGCCCTGATCAGCCACACCGGCCCCAGCGTGACCAGCGCCGCCGCGGTCCAGGTCGTCGACCCCGGGCCGGTCCTGCGGCCCGAGCTGACCCGGCACCTGCGCCGCGTGAGCAGCCTCGACCCGGTCCGCGTGATGGTCCAGGCCGACGGCGACACCGCCGCCGCCCGCAGCGCCGTGCGTGGCGCTGGGATGACCGTCCAGACGGTGCTCGACCGGGTCGGCATCGTCGTCGCCGTCGGTACGCCGGCGCAGGTCCGCCTCCTCGAGGGCGCCGGCGCCTCCCGGGTCGACTGGGCCGACCGGGAGCTGACGACGTTCTCCAACACCTCGCACCGGGCCACCCGCGGCTACGACGTGCACGAGGGCGCCATCGACCTCGACGGCGACGGCGTGGGCGACGAGCTCCAGGGCGCCGGCGTCTCGGTCGCGATCGTCGACTCCGGCGTCGACGGCACCCACCCGATGTTCGACGACGGCGAGGGCGGCTCGCGCGTCAAGCGGAACATCAAGATGGTCTGCCACGACATCCTCGAGGGCTTCGCGACCGGCAGCGAGTGCGGCGTCGACAACACCCTGGTCAACGACACCGACACCACCGCGCTCGGCGGCCACGGCACCCACGTCGCCGGCATCGCCGCCGGTGGCATCGTCACCGACTCCGTGGGCCGCGAGCTGCGCGGTGCCGCGCCGCGGGCCGATGTCATCGGCATCAGCACCGGTGCCTCGCTGACCATCCTCTCGGGCACGCTGGGCATGTACTGGGTCCTGGAGAACCACGCGGACCCCTGCGCCACCCAGGCCGACCCGACCGGGTTCCTGCCCACCTCGTGCGCCCCCGTGGTCGTGGTCAACAACTCGTGGGGCTCCGCCGGCGGTTCGTTCAGCGCCAGCTCCCCCGATGCGATCGTGCAGCGCGCGCTGGTCGAGGAGGGCGTCACCGTCGTCTGGGCCGCCGGCAACGACGGCGGCGACGGGACGAGCAACGAGGTCAACCCGCCGACCCAGGACCCGACGCTGGGCGTCATCTCGGTCGCCAACTACGACGACGCCGGTGCCGGCAGCCGTGACAACGACCTGGACCCCTCGTCCTCGCGCGGGCTCCAGGCCAGCGTGACGACGTACCCGGACCTCTCGGCGCCGGGCGCGAACATCACCTCGGCGTGCCGCCCCTACCTCACCATCTGCGCCACCGGCCTGGACACCGCCGACCCGGACTACAACACGATCTCGGGCACCTCGATGGCCGCGCCGCACATCGCCGGCTACGTCGCGGTGCTGCAAAGCCTGGCCAAGGAGGTGACCGGCGACTTCATCACGCCGGCCCAGATGGAGCTGCTCCTGGTCGACACCGTCCACCAGTACGGCGCCTCCCGCCCCTACGTCGCCGACACCCGCAACACCGACGCCAGGACGACGACGTCCTTCGACGCCGGTCACGGCCTCGTCGACGTGGCGGCCGCCGCCTCGCTGCTCAGCGGCTCGCCGGCCAGCGTGACCGACCCGCTGTCCTGCCCCGTGGACGCGCGCTTCACCGACGCGGCGGGCGACGCCAGCGGGGGCTTCGGGCAGAGCACCGCGGAGCCGCTCAACGTGCCTGAGCTCGACATCCTCGAGGGCTGGGTCACCAGCAGCCCTGGCGGCGACGCCTTCACGCTGCACGTCCAGGTGGAGTCCCTGCCGGAGGAGCCGGGCGGCCTGTCGGGCGAGGGCGAGTACTTCGACCTCAACTTCTCCCTCGGTGGTGCCGGCTACTACGTGACCGCCGACCGCACGTTCAGCAACGGCGAGAGCTTCGTGCTCGGCAACTTCGGCGGCACGACCGGCGGACGACAGACCCTGGCCTCGGGCCTGGAGGGCACCTTCGACACCGAGACGGGCATCGTCTCGGCCACGGTGAAGGCCTCCGACGTGGCGTCGGTGCCGGCACTCGTCGGCGCCATCAGGACCGGTGCCTCCGTCAGCGGCCTGGAGTTCGTGTCCCGCCGTGAGCTGGTGCTCCTGGTCCCCGACGCCGACACCGCCAGCGGGCCGTGCGCCTACACGATCGGCGCCGAGCACCAGGGCGGCGGCACCGGTACTCCGACGCCGACCCCGACCGACACCGCGACCCCCACGGGGACCGCGACGCCGACCGGCACCCCGACCGGCACTGCCACGCCGACCGGGACGGCCTCGCCCACCCCGACGGTGACCGAGACCGTGACCGAGACGGCCACCGCGACCGCCACCGCCACCGCCACCGTGACCGAGACGGCCACCGCCACGGCCACCGCCACGGCGACGGAGACGGCGACCGAGACGGCGACGGCCACCGCGACCGCCACGGAGACCGCGGTCGTGGTCTCCACCGCGACGGCGACGGCCACCCAGACCGTCACCCAGACGGCGACGGAGACCGCCACGGCCACCGCGACGACCACCGCCACGGCGACCGCCACGGCGACCGCCACGGCGACGGCGACCGAGACCGTCACGGAGACCGCCGAGGCCGACGGCGCTCCCCGGGTCGAGGAGGTGTCGGTCTCCTCGCGCGGCAAGGCCCGGGCCAAGAAGCGCCTGGTGTTCTCCGCGGTGGCCAGCCACCCGGGCGGGGCCGACCTGACCTACACCTGGTCCTTCAGCGACGGGAAGGTCCGCGAGGGCGCCGACGTGGTGCACCGCTTCGGGTCCAAGGGCGAGTACCGCGTGGTGCTCACCGTCAGCGACGGCGAGCAGACCTCGCGCGTGCGCCTGCTGGTCGAGGTCAAGAAGGCGGCCAAGAAGGGCAAGAAGGGCAAGCGCTCGGGCACCCGGCGCTGA
- a CDS encoding diacylglycerol kinase family protein gives MRSYSFLVNPASGGGAAPDAVVPVARLLREAGATVDVTYSPGPRATDDLVTAAVARGDVVVSVGGDGMLSHLAGAVSEAGGVLGVLPAGRGNDFARMLGLPGEPEAIARILLETPERPVDLLRLTAPGQPSRLVAGSVYSGVDARAAEIVDAMRWTPKKLQYPVAAVRAILTYSPGRFRVSVDGEGREYAAATVVVANSGYYGKGMHVAPDAAVDDGLLDVVVVEAASRSALVRSFPKIYDGSHVALEQVHVLRGTRVEVAADGVRPIAVGGDGEPLGTLPGLGSEPSVVELVPGALRVIA, from the coding sequence GTGAGGTCCTACTCCTTCCTGGTCAACCCCGCCTCCGGGGGCGGCGCTGCCCCCGACGCCGTCGTGCCGGTGGCGCGGCTGCTGCGCGAGGCGGGCGCGACCGTCGACGTGACCTACTCGCCGGGCCCGCGCGCCACCGACGACCTCGTCACCGCCGCCGTGGCCCGCGGGGACGTCGTGGTCAGCGTCGGCGGCGACGGGATGCTCTCCCACCTCGCCGGCGCGGTGTCGGAGGCCGGTGGCGTGCTGGGCGTCCTGCCCGCCGGTCGCGGCAACGACTTCGCCCGGATGCTCGGCCTGCCCGGCGAGCCCGAGGCGATCGCCCGGATCCTCCTCGAGACCCCCGAGCGGCCCGTCGACCTGCTGCGCCTCACCGCTCCGGGCCAGCCGTCGCGACTGGTCGCGGGCTCGGTCTACTCCGGGGTCGACGCGCGGGCGGCGGAGATCGTCGACGCGATGCGGTGGACGCCGAAGAAGCTGCAGTACCCCGTGGCCGCGGTCCGCGCGATCCTCACCTACTCCCCGGGTCGCTTCCGCGTCAGCGTCGACGGCGAGGGCCGGGAGTACGCCGCCGCCACCGTCGTCGTGGCCAACTCCGGCTACTACGGCAAGGGGATGCACGTCGCCCCCGACGCCGCGGTCGACGACGGGCTGCTCGACGTGGTGGTCGTGGAGGCCGCCTCGCGCTCGGCCCTGGTGCGCAGCTTCCCGAAGATCTACGACGGCTCCCACGTGGCGCTCGAGCAGGTGCACGTGCTGCGCGGCACCCGCGTCGAGGTCGCGGCCGACGGCGTACGACCGATCGCCGTGGGGGGCGACGGCGAGCCGCTGGGCACCCTGCCCGGCCTGGGCTCGGAGCCGTCGGTGGTCGAGCTGGTGCCCGGGGCGCTGCGCGTCATCGCCTGA
- a CDS encoding FAD-binding oxidoreductase codes for MTTHTTPAPLPGGLGEMDPLRWGSPDAATDLPQGARDLVEMAFGLSTTPAPEPAPVPASALAEEPLAALRAAVGEEHVLLDDEVRRLRTRGKSTPDLLRARAGDLADAPDAVVRPGSHDDVAAVLAVAVEHHLAVVPFGGGTCVTGGLAARRDGYAGLVSLDLVRMKQLLAVDEESMTATLEPGLRGPEAEALLNERGLMLGHFPQSFQFASIGGFAATRSSGQSSAGYGRFDAMVVGLRVATPRGEWVLGSSPANAAGPDLRQLVLGSEGAFGVITAVTVRVRRLPEVKVYEGWRWASFSEGRDAMRHLAQHGLLPTVLRLSDESETAINLARPDAIGESGTDGACLMIVGHEGTTAQVESRRAAVTEALTALGGRPQGEGPGESWAHGRFDAPYLRDSLLDVGVLVETLETATFWSNAEALYAGVKRALESHLDGALVLCHVSHVYETGCSLYFTVATAQGEQPLETWLAAKSAANDAIVAAGATITHHHAVGTDHKPWLSAEIGDLGASVLRAVKADLDPTGVLNPGVLVP; via the coding sequence ATGACGACGCACACGACCCCCGCTCCGCTGCCCGGTGGCCTCGGCGAGATGGACCCCCTGCGGTGGGGCAGCCCGGATGCTGCGACCGACCTCCCCCAAGGTGCCCGCGACCTCGTCGAGATGGCCTTCGGGCTGAGCACCACCCCGGCGCCGGAGCCCGCGCCGGTCCCCGCGTCCGCGCTGGCGGAGGAGCCGCTCGCGGCCCTGCGCGCCGCCGTGGGCGAGGAGCACGTCCTCCTCGACGACGAGGTACGCCGGCTGCGCACCCGTGGGAAGTCCACGCCCGACCTGCTGCGGGCCCGGGCCGGCGACCTGGCCGACGCGCCCGACGCGGTGGTCCGCCCCGGCAGCCACGACGACGTCGCTGCGGTCCTGGCCGTGGCCGTCGAGCACCACCTCGCGGTCGTCCCCTTCGGCGGCGGCACCTGTGTCACCGGCGGGCTCGCCGCGCGCCGCGACGGCTACGCCGGCCTGGTCTCCCTCGACCTGGTGCGGATGAAGCAGCTGCTGGCCGTCGACGAGGAGTCGATGACCGCCACCCTCGAGCCCGGCCTGCGCGGCCCGGAGGCCGAGGCGCTGCTGAACGAGCGCGGCCTGATGCTGGGTCACTTCCCCCAGTCCTTCCAGTTCGCCTCGATCGGCGGCTTCGCCGCCACCCGCTCCAGCGGGCAGTCCTCGGCCGGCTACGGCCGCTTCGACGCGATGGTCGTCGGGCTGCGGGTCGCCACCCCGCGCGGTGAGTGGGTCCTCGGCTCCTCCCCGGCCAACGCCGCCGGCCCCGACCTGCGCCAGCTCGTGCTCGGCTCCGAGGGCGCCTTCGGCGTCATCACCGCCGTCACCGTCCGCGTGCGTCGCCTCCCGGAGGTCAAGGTCTACGAGGGCTGGCGCTGGGCGTCGTTCTCCGAGGGCCGCGACGCGATGCGTCACCTGGCGCAGCACGGCCTGCTGCCCACGGTGCTGCGGCTCTCGGACGAGTCCGAGACCGCGATCAACCTGGCCCGCCCCGACGCCATCGGCGAGAGCGGGACCGACGGCGCCTGCCTGATGATCGTGGGCCACGAGGGCACCACCGCCCAGGTCGAGTCCCGGCGCGCGGCCGTGACCGAGGCGCTCACCGCGCTCGGCGGCCGACCCCAGGGCGAGGGACCGGGCGAGTCGTGGGCGCACGGCCGGTTCGACGCGCCGTACCTGCGCGACTCGCTGCTCGACGTCGGCGTCCTCGTCGAGACGCTGGAGACCGCGACGTTCTGGTCCAACGCCGAGGCGCTGTACGCCGGGGTGAAGCGGGCCCTGGAGTCGCACCTGGACGGCGCGCTGGTCCTCTGCCACGTGTCGCACGTCTACGAGACCGGCTGCTCGCTGTACTTCACCGTGGCCACCGCCCAGGGCGAGCAGCCGCTCGAGACCTGGCTGGCAGCCAAGTCCGCCGCCAACGACGCGATCGTCGCGGCGGGCGCGACCATCACCCACCACCACGCGGTCGGCACCGACCACAAGCCGTGGCTCTCGGCCGAGATCGGCGACCTGGGCGCCTCGGTGCTGCGTGCGGTCAAGGCCGACCTCGACCCCACCGGCGTCCTCAACCCGGGGGTGCTCGTTCCGTGA
- a CDS encoding TetR/AcrR family transcriptional regulator, with amino-acid sequence MTSLRHNSESAASPQDAYLDAARACILDVGWRRTTLTEVARRAGVSRMTIYRSWADMPTLLGDLMTREWTGLVSTTVGTSDAADPLTRLVDDVVATIRALRENELFVRIVELDPELVLPYLLSRRGRSQDLILGLLTEALREGQVAGSVRSGDPVSMARAMVLTAHGFVLSAHTMVDGDVGADALDDELRLLLTRGLS; translated from the coding sequence ATGACGTCACTTCGTCACAACAGCGAATCCGCCGCGAGTCCTCAAGACGCCTACCTCGACGCGGCGCGGGCCTGCATCCTCGACGTCGGCTGGCGGCGCACGACGCTCACCGAGGTCGCCCGCCGAGCCGGCGTCAGCCGGATGACGATCTACCGGTCCTGGGCCGACATGCCCACGCTCCTCGGCGACCTGATGACCCGGGAGTGGACCGGCCTGGTCTCCACGACCGTCGGCACCTCCGACGCGGCGGACCCGCTGACCCGGCTCGTCGACGACGTCGTCGCGACGATCCGTGCGCTGCGGGAGAACGAGCTGTTCGTCCGCATCGTCGAGCTCGACCCCGAGCTGGTGCTGCCCTACCTGCTCAGCCGTCGCGGCCGCTCCCAGGACCTCATCCTCGGCCTGCTGACCGAGGCACTGCGCGAGGGCCAGGTCGCCGGCTCGGTCCGCAGCGGCGACCCCGTGTCGATGGCGCGCGCGATGGTGCTCACCGCGCACGGCTTCGTGCTCTCCGCGCACACGATGGTCGACGGGGACGTCGGTGCCGACGCGCTGGACGACGAGCTGCGGCTGCTGCTGACCCGGGGCCTCTCGTGA
- a CDS encoding glycerol-3-phosphate dehydrogenase/oxidase: MTRRDPVVEQRGAPATSGPPPVVEQRGAPATSGPPPVVEQRGAPATSGRRDHPATRLTAGLADAPTDVDVLVVGLGVTGAGVALDAATRGLTVLAVDAHDLAFGTSRWSSKMVHGGLRYLAKGQVGVAHESAVERGILMEVTAPHLTRSMAMVIPVTSSMSRVQGGLARAGLRAGDLLRRGARTDAETLPRPRHLSATETLAMVPALRPSGLRGGLLGWDGQLEDDARLVVTMARTAADHGAEVRTRARVLHAARGEAVLRDEVTGAEHTVRARAIINAAGVWADQVLGEEGSRTDGIRLRPSRGTHLVLRAETLPGLGASVFAPVPGETNRFVMVLPQPDGTVYVGLTDEPAPGPVPDVPEPTETEIGFLLDVVSAAFARPLHRSDVVGAFAGLRPLLDGGDGSTADLSRRHAVVTGPSGVTTVVGGKLTTYRRMAQDAVDAAVAHHGLTAGPCVTASLPLAGALPRAELARLEEPARLVRRYGADAALVLSSARELTGLTDEELLAPVSATVPVTLAELLFGVTHEGAHDVDDLLDRRTRVGLVPEDRATAEPLARRALALARPSS, translated from the coding sequence GTGACGCGCCGCGACCCGGTGGTCGAGCAGCGAGGAGCGCCAGCGACCAGCGGGCCACCCCCGGTGGTCGAGCAGCGAGGAGCGCCAGCGACGAGCGGGCCACCCCCGGTGGTCGAGCAGCGAGGAGCGCCAGCGACGAGCGGGCGTCGAGACCACCCCGCCACCCGCCTCACCGCCGGTCTCGCCGACGCTCCCACCGACGTCGACGTCCTCGTGGTCGGCCTCGGGGTGACCGGCGCCGGCGTCGCCCTCGACGCGGCGACCCGCGGGCTGACCGTGCTGGCCGTCGACGCCCACGACCTCGCCTTCGGCACCTCCCGCTGGAGCTCGAAGATGGTGCACGGCGGCCTGCGCTACCTCGCCAAGGGACAGGTCGGCGTGGCGCACGAGAGCGCGGTGGAGCGCGGCATCCTGATGGAGGTCACCGCCCCCCACCTGACCCGGTCGATGGCGATGGTCATCCCTGTCACCTCCTCCATGTCGCGGGTCCAGGGCGGGCTGGCGCGGGCCGGGCTGCGCGCCGGTGACCTGCTGCGCCGCGGCGCCCGCACCGACGCCGAGACCCTCCCGCGCCCGCGGCACCTGTCGGCCACCGAGACCCTCGCCATGGTCCCGGCGCTGCGGCCCTCCGGCCTGCGCGGCGGCCTGCTCGGCTGGGACGGTCAGCTCGAGGACGACGCCCGCCTGGTCGTGACCATGGCCCGCACCGCCGCCGACCACGGCGCCGAGGTCCGCACCCGCGCCCGGGTCCTGCACGCGGCCCGTGGCGAGGCGGTGCTGCGTGACGAGGTCACCGGCGCCGAGCACACGGTGCGGGCCCGCGCCATCATCAACGCCGCCGGCGTCTGGGCCGACCAGGTGCTCGGCGAGGAGGGCAGCCGGACCGACGGCATCAGGCTGCGCCCGAGCCGCGGCACCCACCTGGTGCTGCGCGCCGAGACCCTGCCCGGCCTGGGCGCCAGCGTCTTCGCACCCGTGCCCGGGGAGACCAACCGCTTCGTGATGGTGCTCCCCCAGCCCGACGGGACGGTGTACGTCGGCCTCACCGACGAACCCGCCCCCGGGCCGGTCCCGGACGTGCCCGAGCCGACCGAGACCGAGATCGGCTTCCTGCTCGACGTCGTCTCCGCCGCCTTCGCGCGGCCGCTGCACCGCTCCGACGTGGTCGGTGCCTTCGCGGGGCTGCGCCCGCTCCTGGACGGCGGCGACGGCTCCACCGCGGACCTGTCGCGTCGGCACGCCGTCGTGACCGGCCCGTCGGGCGTCACGACCGTCGTGGGCGGCAAGCTGACGACGTACCGGCGGATGGCGCAGGACGCCGTGGACGCAGCCGTCGCCCACCACGGCCTCACCGCCGGGCCCTGCGTCACCGCGTCGCTGCCGCTGGCCGGGGCCCTGCCCCGGGCCGAGCTGGCGCGGCTGGAGGAGCCCGCCCGGCTGGTGCGTCGCTACGGCGCCGACGCCGCGCTGGTGCTCTCCTCCGCCCGCGAGCTCACCGGGCTCACGGACGAGGAGCTGCTCGCCCCGGTATCGGCCACGGTGCCGGTGACCCTGGCCGAGCTGCTCTTCGGCGTCACCCACGAGGGGGCCCACGACGTCGACGACCTGCTCGACCGGCGTACCCGCGTCGGTCTCGTCCCCGAGGACCGCGCCACCGCCGAGCCCCTTGCCCGCCGCGCCCTCGCCCTCGCCCGCCCCTCCTCCTGA
- a CDS encoding sigma-70 family RNA polymerase sigma factor produces the protein MTTTDDELADFPRLTERYQRELLAHCYRMSGSVHEAEDLVQETLLRAWKASADFQGRSSVRTWLYRIATNVCLTNLEGRPRRPLPSGIGTADQPAGDALEQDHEITWLEPVPDAAVTVAERDSIRLAFVAALQHLPAKQRAVLILRDVLRWSAAEVADALDTTVAAVNSALQRAHAQMRTRALTEDTVADELTTAQRQLLERYVEAFWRKDVDTIVSMLTAEAVWEMPPFTSWFKGRANIAWLIGNECPGGSEDMPMIETRANGQPAFGLYMRTPEGGFVPFQLQVLQWDGDPDHPELSQVDAFFDTRLFEKFGLPMSLPGDFRPDPARPAAPLAAAPPAPA, from the coding sequence ATGACGACGACGGACGACGAGCTGGCGGACTTCCCGCGGCTGACCGAGCGCTACCAGCGCGAGCTGCTGGCCCACTGCTACCGGATGAGCGGGTCGGTGCACGAGGCCGAGGACCTCGTGCAGGAGACCCTGCTGCGTGCGTGGAAGGCCTCCGCGGACTTCCAGGGCCGTTCCTCGGTGCGGACCTGGCTCTACCGGATCGCCACCAACGTCTGCCTCACCAACCTCGAGGGCCGGCCGCGGCGACCGCTCCCCTCCGGCATCGGCACCGCCGACCAGCCGGCCGGGGACGCCCTCGAGCAGGACCACGAGATCACCTGGCTCGAGCCGGTGCCCGACGCGGCGGTGACCGTGGCCGAGCGCGACTCGATCCGGCTGGCGTTCGTGGCGGCCCTGCAGCACCTGCCGGCCAAGCAGCGGGCCGTGCTGATCCTGCGCGACGTGCTGCGCTGGAGCGCCGCCGAGGTCGCCGACGCGCTCGACACCACCGTCGCCGCGGTGAACTCCGCCCTCCAGCGCGCGCACGCGCAGATGCGCACCCGCGCGCTGACCGAGGACACCGTCGCCGACGAGCTGACGACCGCCCAGCGCCAGCTGCTCGAGCGCTACGTCGAGGCGTTCTGGCGCAAGGACGTCGACACGATCGTCTCCATGCTGACCGCCGAGGCGGTCTGGGAGATGCCGCCGTTCACGAGCTGGTTCAAGGGGCGGGCCAACATCGCCTGGCTCATCGGCAACGAGTGCCCGGGCGGCTCGGAGGACATGCCGATGATCGAGACCCGCGCCAACGGCCAGCCCGCCTTCGGCCTCTACATGCGTACGCCGGAGGGCGGGTTCGTCCCGTTCCAGCTGCAGGTGCTCCAGTGGGACGGCGACCCCGACCACCCCGAGCTCTCGCAGGTCGACGCGTTCTTCGACACCCGGCTCTTCGAGAAGTTCGGGCTGCCGATGAGCCTGCCCGGCGACTTCCGGCCCGACCCGGCTCGTCCCGCGGCACCTCTCGCCGCGGCTCCTCCCGCACCGGCCTGA